From a single Chthoniobacterales bacterium genomic region:
- the tsaE gene encoding tRNA (adenosine(37)-N6)-threonylcarbamoyltransferase complex ATPase subunit type 1 TsaE, whose translation MTNAKPDDPVPEIIGEALCATPEETQALGARFGRALEAGAVLSLEGPLGAGKTQFAKGFAEALGHAGEVSSPTFTLVHEYAGGRWPVVHFDWYRLEDAAEVTGLGWDDYLDGGETLLIEWGDRFPELLPADAWRLRFAVVGDGRSIQWERGA comes from the coding sequence ATGACAAACGCAAAACCGGACGATCCCGTTCCCGAAATCATCGGCGAGGCGCTGTGCGCCACGCCCGAGGAAACGCAGGCGCTGGGGGCGCGATTCGGCCGGGCTTTGGAGGCGGGAGCGGTGCTTTCGCTCGAAGGTCCGCTCGGGGCGGGGAAGACGCAATTCGCGAAGGGATTTGCCGAGGCCCTCGGTCATGCGGGCGAGGTGAGCAGTCCGACGTTTACGCTCGTGCATGAATACGCCGGCGGGCGCTGGCCGGTCGTGCATTTCGACTGGTATCGGCTCGAGGACGCGGCGGAGGTCACGGGGCTTGGCTGGGACGATTACCTCGACGGCGGCGAGACGCTGCTGATCGAATGGGGCGACCGTTTTCCGGAGCTGCTGCCGGCGGACGCCTGGCGGTTGCGGTTTGCGGTGGTTGGCGACGGACGGAGCATTCAGTGGGAGCGCGGCGCGTGA
- a CDS encoding glucose-6-phosphate isomerase, translating to MDSTSLWARFQKTFLRYEDLGFSVDISRMNFPDDFFATMQPKIESSFAAMIELEAGAIANPDENRMVGHYWLRDASLAPTPEVKAEVEVTKDDILAFTRAIHAGEIVAANGQKFTELLSIGIGGSALGPEFISDALWEPSNPIKLHFFDNTDPDGFDKVFAQIGDKLATTLVVVISKSGGTKESRNGMLAAQATFKEAGIDFAKQFVAVTGVGSELDKTAVAEGWLRRFPMFDWVGGRTSVMSAVGLVPLAIQGIDMQALLDGAKAMDARTRVADLGKNAAMQLALMWWFAGDGQGKKDMVVLPYKDRLLLFSRYLQQLVMESLGKELDLDGKIVNQGIAVYGNKGSTDQHAYVQQLRDGVNNFFVTFIEVAKSADAGEIEVEPGVTSGDYLQGFLRGTRSALHGGGRDSITVTIPKVDAFNLGALIALYERAVGFYGTLVNINAYHQPGVEAGKKAAAEVLTIQAKVAASLKAAAGAARTADELAAATGADAETIFHSAHHLAVNHAGFTATPGATPAADTFAFVA from the coding sequence ATGGACTCAACCTCGCTCTGGGCACGTTTTCAGAAGACTTTTCTCCGCTACGAGGACCTTGGCTTTTCGGTCGACATCAGCCGGATGAACTTCCCGGATGATTTCTTCGCGACGATGCAGCCGAAGATCGAGTCCAGCTTCGCCGCGATGATCGAGCTCGAGGCCGGCGCCATTGCAAACCCCGACGAGAACCGCATGGTCGGCCATTACTGGTTGCGCGACGCGAGCCTCGCCCCCACTCCGGAGGTGAAGGCCGAAGTCGAGGTCACCAAGGACGACATCCTCGCCTTCACCAGGGCGATCCACGCCGGCGAGATCGTCGCCGCCAACGGGCAGAAATTCACCGAGCTTCTTTCCATCGGCATCGGCGGCTCGGCGCTCGGACCGGAATTCATTTCCGACGCCCTCTGGGAGCCGTCGAATCCCATCAAGCTCCACTTCTTCGACAACACGGATCCCGACGGCTTCGACAAGGTCTTCGCCCAGATCGGTGACAAGCTCGCGACCACGCTCGTCGTTGTCATTTCCAAGTCCGGCGGCACGAAGGAATCCCGCAACGGCATGCTCGCCGCGCAGGCCACTTTCAAGGAAGCCGGCATCGACTTCGCGAAGCAGTTCGTCGCCGTCACCGGCGTCGGCAGCGAGCTCGACAAGACCGCCGTCGCCGAGGGCTGGCTGCGCCGCTTCCCGATGTTCGACTGGGTCGGCGGACGCACCTCCGTGATGAGCGCCGTGGGCCTCGTTCCGCTCGCGATCCAGGGCATCGACATGCAGGCCCTGCTCGACGGCGCGAAGGCGATGGATGCCAGGACGCGCGTCGCCGACCTCGGCAAGAACGCCGCCATGCAGCTCGCGCTCATGTGGTGGTTCGCCGGCGACGGCCAGGGCAAGAAGGACATGGTCGTCCTCCCCTACAAGGATCGCCTCCTTCTTTTCAGCCGCTACCTCCAGCAGCTCGTGATGGAGTCGCTCGGCAAGGAACTCGACCTCGACGGAAAGATCGTGAACCAGGGCATCGCCGTCTACGGCAACAAGGGCTCCACCGACCAGCACGCCTACGTCCAGCAGCTTCGCGACGGCGTGAACAATTTCTTCGTGACCTTCATCGAGGTCGCCAAATCCGCCGACGCGGGCGAGATCGAGGTCGAGCCCGGCGTGACCAGCGGCGACTACCTGCAGGGCTTCCTTCGCGGCACCCGCAGCGCGCTCCACGGGGGCGGCCGCGACTCCATCACGGTCACCATTCCCAAGGTCGACGCCTTCAACCTCGGCGCGCTCATCGCCCTCTACGAACGCGCCGTCGGATTCTACGGCACGCTCGTGAACATCAATGCCTACCACCAGCCCGGCGTGGAAGCCGGCAAGAAGGCCGCCGCCGAAGTGCTCACCATCCAGGCGAAAGTCGCCGCCTCGCTGAAGGCCGCCGCTGGCGCCGCCAGGACCGCGGACGAACTCGCCGCCGCCACCGGCGCCGATGCCGAGACGATCTTCCACAGCGCGCATCACCTCGCGGTGAACCACGCCGGATTTACCGCCACGCCCGGCGCCACCCCGGCCGCGGACACCTTCGCTTTCGTCGCATGA